One Curtobacterium sp. BH-2-1-1 genomic region harbors:
- a CDS encoding D-isomer specific 2-hydroxyacid dehydrogenase family protein, with the protein MSAGASSGTSSSSGARGHRAVVTDAGAELPVAPPTAGPIAILPAGDGTALHEDAVAAAGGTVAPLGADTAGLVWLDPRDPAGLADALDAAPSIGWVQLPFAGVDAFASLIAEHGDRVLFTSAKGAYAEPVAEHALALTLGTLRVLQKRARARSWATEPEGVSLYGRNVVVIGAGGIALEYIRLLAPFEVSVTVVRRSSSPVPGADRTVTTDQLDDVLPDADVVMIAAAMTSGTAKLFGPAQFAIMKPSARLVNIARGGLVDTSALVDALRSGAIAAAGLDVTDPEPLPDGHPLWDEPGAIITPHQADTPEMVAPLLAERVRVNTVAFLGAAGEGFVGVVDPVAGY; encoded by the coding sequence ATGAGCGCGGGTGCGTCGTCGGGTACGTCTTCGTCGTCGGGCGCGCGCGGGCACCGGGCCGTGGTGACCGACGCGGGTGCCGAGCTGCCGGTCGCCCCGCCGACCGCCGGCCCGATCGCGATCCTGCCCGCCGGGGACGGCACCGCCCTCCACGAGGACGCCGTCGCCGCAGCCGGTGGGACCGTCGCTCCGCTCGGGGCGGACACCGCCGGACTGGTGTGGCTCGACCCTCGCGATCCCGCGGGACTCGCCGACGCGCTCGACGCCGCACCGTCCATCGGCTGGGTCCAGCTGCCGTTCGCCGGCGTCGACGCCTTCGCCTCGCTGATCGCCGAGCACGGGGACCGTGTGCTGTTCACCTCGGCCAAGGGCGCGTACGCCGAACCCGTCGCCGAGCACGCCCTCGCGCTGACGCTCGGGACGCTACGGGTGCTGCAGAAGCGTGCCCGGGCGCGGTCGTGGGCGACCGAGCCCGAGGGTGTCTCGCTCTACGGCCGGAACGTGGTCGTCATCGGCGCCGGTGGCATCGCGCTGGAGTACATCCGCCTGCTCGCGCCGTTCGAGGTCTCGGTCACCGTGGTGCGCCGGTCGTCCTCGCCGGTTCCCGGGGCGGACCGGACCGTCACGACCGACCAGCTCGACGACGTCCTGCCCGATGCCGACGTGGTCATGATCGCCGCGGCGATGACCTCGGGGACCGCGAAGCTGTTCGGGCCCGCGCAGTTCGCGATCATGAAGCCGTCGGCACGGCTCGTGAACATCGCGCGTGGGGGACTGGTCGACACCTCCGCGCTCGTGGACGCCCTGCGCAGCGGTGCGATCGCGGCGGCCGGACTCGACGTCACCGACCCGGAGCCGTTGCCGGACGGACACCCGCTCTGGGACGAGCCGGGCGCGATCATCACGCCGCACCAGGCCGACACGCCGGAGATGGTGGCGCCGCTGCTGGCCGAGCGCGTGCGGGTGAACACCGTGGCGTTCCTCGGCGCGGCAGGCGAGGGCTTCGTCGGCGTGGTGGACCCGGTCGCGGGGTACTGA
- a CDS encoding ATP-binding cassette domain-containing protein yields MIAVNGPAVVADDVSIEYRSGRGTDAIRAVDGVSLTVRQGEILAVLGESGSGKSTFAAAIAGQLGTTGEGDGAHRRHIVGGELTVLGQKTRGLRPTSRKLERLSGRIGYLPQDGADRLSPDLTVGEAIAEPIYARDRRFDRKEAGLIVARLVDAVHLPLGVMRLNTWELSSGQRQRVALAKALVLEPQLLVADEPARGVDVLVRQSVLEALATLQRNRQFSAVVVSSDLREARALADRVAIMAESRLVGLGTFDEVLDNPVDPYVKTLASTAARPVKRRQPASAAPRRSSAPRRPVAAGTGPRAERQENA; encoded by the coding sequence ATGATCGCGGTCAACGGACCGGCGGTCGTCGCGGACGACGTGTCGATCGAGTACCGGAGCGGACGGGGGACGGATGCGATCCGGGCCGTCGACGGCGTGAGCCTCACGGTCCGTCAGGGGGAGATCCTGGCCGTGCTCGGCGAGTCCGGGTCCGGCAAGTCGACGTTCGCCGCGGCGATCGCCGGCCAGCTCGGCACCACCGGCGAGGGCGACGGCGCCCACCGTCGGCACATCGTCGGGGGCGAACTCACGGTGCTCGGGCAGAAGACGCGCGGGCTCCGACCGACGTCCCGCAAGCTCGAGCGGCTCAGCGGCCGCATCGGCTACCTGCCGCAGGACGGCGCGGACCGGCTCAGCCCGGACCTCACCGTCGGCGAGGCGATCGCGGAACCGATCTACGCCCGTGACCGCCGGTTCGACCGCAAGGAGGCCGGCCTCATCGTCGCCCGCCTGGTCGACGCGGTGCACCTGCCGCTCGGGGTGATGCGGCTCAACACGTGGGAGCTCTCGAGCGGGCAGCGGCAGCGCGTCGCCCTCGCGAAGGCGCTCGTGCTCGAGCCCCAGCTGCTCGTCGCCGACGAACCCGCCCGCGGCGTGGACGTGCTCGTGCGGCAGTCGGTGCTCGAGGCGCTGGCGACCCTGCAGCGGAACCGGCAGTTCTCGGCGGTCGTGGTGTCGAGCGACCTGCGCGAGGCCCGGGCACTGGCCGACCGGGTGGCGATCATGGCCGAGAGCCGGCTCGTCGGCCTCGGCACCTTCGACGAGGTCCTCGACAACCCCGTCGACCCCTACGTCAAGACGCTCGCGTCGACGGCGGCCCGTCCGGTGAAGCGTCGGCAGCCGGCGTCGGCCGCACCCCGTCGGTCCTCGGCGCCGCGTCGGCCGGTCGCCGCCGGCACCGGTCCGCGCGCGGAGCGGCAGGAGAACGCATGA
- a CDS encoding ABC transporter substrate-binding protein codes for MASVTKWGKRGIALGAGVAATALVLSGCASSSVSDTALNGISIGTTDKITSLDPAGSYDNGSFAVQNQVFPFLMNTPVGSPDVKPDIATKGEFTNDTTYTVTLKKGLKFANGNDLTSSDVKFSFERELKINNENGPQSLLANLKSIDTPDDTTVVFHLDHADQTWPQVLSSPAGPIVDEQVFSADKLTSAADIVKGKAFAGQYSISSYKENDTIQYKANKNYDGLLGKPKTDEVTASYYTKETDLKLAVQQGDVDVAYRSLTPTDIADLRKDDKVKVTDGPGGEIRYLVFNFNTQPFGAKQSDADETKALAVRQAVADVVDREKLAKDVYNDTYSPLYSMVPDGLTGAAKPFEELYGDGDGGADVDKAKETLSKAGVTGKVQLDIQYAPDHYGSTSDDEYAELKTQLENSGLFTVNIQSTVYTTYAQERTKDAYPVYQLGWFPDFSDADNYLSPFFTKDNFVQNHYDDPTIQQLISEEQQESDKDKRADLIEQAQEREATQISTLPLLQGKSVAVAAKDVKGLTLDSSYKFRYATLSK; via the coding sequence ATGGCATCCGTGACCAAGTGGGGCAAGCGCGGCATCGCGCTTGGCGCCGGAGTGGCAGCGACGGCGCTGGTGCTCAGCGGCTGCGCGAGCAGCAGCGTGAGCGACACCGCCCTGAACGGCATCAGCATCGGGACGACCGACAAGATCACGTCGCTCGACCCGGCGGGCTCGTACGACAACGGCTCGTTCGCCGTGCAGAACCAGGTCTTCCCGTTCCTGATGAACACGCCGGTGGGCAGCCCCGACGTCAAGCCGGACATCGCGACCAAGGGCGAGTTCACGAACGACACCACGTACACGGTGACGCTCAAGAAGGGCCTGAAGTTCGCGAACGGGAACGACCTCACGTCGAGCGACGTGAAGTTCTCGTTCGAGCGCGAGCTGAAGATCAACAACGAGAACGGGCCGCAGTCCCTGCTCGCCAACCTCAAGAGCATCGACACGCCGGACGACACGACGGTCGTGTTCCACCTCGACCACGCCGACCAGACCTGGCCGCAGGTGCTCTCCAGCCCCGCCGGCCCGATCGTCGACGAGCAGGTCTTCTCGGCCGACAAGCTCACGTCGGCTGCGGACATCGTCAAGGGCAAGGCGTTCGCCGGGCAGTACTCGATCAGCTCCTACAAGGAGAACGACACGATCCAGTACAAGGCGAACAAGAACTACGACGGCCTCCTGGGCAAGCCGAAGACCGACGAGGTCACGGCGAGCTACTACACCAAGGAGACCGACCTCAAGCTCGCCGTGCAGCAGGGCGACGTCGACGTCGCCTACCGCTCGCTGACGCCGACCGACATCGCCGACCTCCGCAAGGACGACAAGGTGAAGGTCACCGACGGCCCCGGCGGTGAGATCCGGTACCTGGTCTTCAACTTCAACACGCAGCCGTTCGGCGCGAAGCAGTCGGACGCCGACGAGACGAAGGCCCTGGCCGTGCGCCAGGCCGTGGCGGACGTCGTCGACCGCGAGAAGCTCGCCAAGGACGTCTACAACGACACCTACTCGCCGCTCTACTCGATGGTGCCGGACGGCCTCACCGGTGCCGCGAAGCCCTTCGAGGAGCTCTACGGCGACGGCGACGGCGGCGCGGACGTCGACAAGGCGAAGGAGACCCTGTCGAAGGCGGGCGTCACCGGCAAGGTGCAGCTCGACATCCAGTACGCACCGGACCACTACGGTTCGACGTCGGACGACGAGTACGCCGAGCTCAAGACCCAGCTCGAGAACTCCGGCCTGTTCACCGTGAACATCCAGTCGACGGTCTACACGACCTACGCACAGGAGCGCACGAAGGACGCCTACCCGGTGTACCAGCTCGGCTGGTTCCCGGACTTCTCGGACGCCGACAACTACCTGTCGCCGTTCTTCACGAAGGACAACTTCGTGCAGAACCACTACGACGACCCGACGATCCAGCAGCTCATCTCCGAGGAGCAGCAGGAGTCCGACAAGGACAAGCGCGCCGACCTCATCGAGCAGGCGCAGGAGCGTGAGGCGACGCAGATCTCGACGCTGCCGCTGCTGCAGGGCAAGTCGGTCGCCGTCGCGGCCAAGGACGTCAAGGGCCTGACCCTCGACTCCTCGTACAAGTTCCGGTACGCGACCCTCTCCAAGTAA
- a CDS encoding DMT family transporter: protein MTTDLQLPDAVNLTPFQALMIPVALIGAVFLSLGAQFQSRGVQRVEARLGRQSKGLSVRHVVGLVSSGYWVLGTLMLGIAVVLQLVSITYAPLIVVQPLGAVALVITTWFSSRSSGVPLGRRARRAVWTCIIGVGIFVGIAAFVGHESAITSRQLVTVLVILAVVLVLVLVSFRLVAKHKNALYYIVGAGVLYGFVATLAKVVLNRFVNGTFDWLTVLAIVGVVVAASLGGYFVQNAYSSGSADLVIAGLTVIDPIVAVGIGVIVLGEAAGAPVFAVFGFVVAAAIAITGVFLLAKHHPQTRS, encoded by the coding sequence GTGACGACGGACCTCCAGCTGCCCGACGCGGTGAACCTCACGCCGTTCCAGGCGCTCATGATCCCCGTCGCGCTCATCGGGGCCGTGTTCCTCTCACTGGGGGCGCAGTTCCAGAGCCGCGGGGTGCAGCGGGTGGAAGCGCGGCTCGGTCGGCAGTCGAAGGGCCTCAGCGTCCGGCACGTCGTCGGGCTGGTCTCGAGCGGCTACTGGGTGCTCGGCACGCTCATGCTCGGCATCGCCGTGGTCCTGCAGCTGGTGAGCATCACGTACGCGCCGCTCATCGTCGTGCAGCCGCTCGGCGCCGTGGCCCTCGTGATCACGACCTGGTTCTCGTCGCGGTCCTCCGGGGTGCCGCTCGGCCGTCGGGCACGGCGAGCGGTCTGGACGTGCATCATCGGCGTCGGCATCTTCGTCGGCATCGCGGCCTTCGTCGGGCACGAGAGCGCGATCACGAGCCGACAGCTCGTCACCGTGCTCGTGATCCTGGCCGTGGTGCTGGTGCTCGTGCTGGTGTCGTTCCGCCTCGTCGCGAAGCACAAGAACGCGCTGTACTACATCGTCGGCGCCGGCGTCCTCTACGGGTTCGTCGCGACGCTGGCCAAGGTCGTGCTGAACCGGTTCGTGAACGGCACGTTCGACTGGCTGACCGTGCTCGCGATCGTCGGGGTGGTCGTCGCCGCCTCGCTGGGCGGGTACTTCGTGCAGAACGCGTACTCGAGCGGGTCGGCCGACCTCGTGATCGCGGGGCTGACGGTCATCGACCCGATCGTCGCCGTCGGCATCGGGGTGATCGTCCTGGGCGAGGCCGCCGGCGCCCCGGTCTTCGCCGTCTTCGGCTTCGTCGTCGCAGCCGCGATCGCGATCACCGGGGTGTTCCTCCTCGCCAAGCACCACCCGCAGACCCGCTCCTGA
- a CDS encoding ABC transporter ATP-binding protein: MTDATNQSRASTRLQAGDTTTEPVVVVDDLTVTFATDGGAVDAVKGVSIDVRPGEVLALVGESGSGKSVTARSILRLMPETATLGGAVFLDGTDVVTVGAQKLRSLRGTAGAMVFQEPSTALNPVFTVGWQIAEGLRAHGGVSAKEARAKAIDYLRRVGIPDPETRVDHYPHQFSGGQKQRVVIASALALEPSVIIADEPTTALDVTVQAEILDLLRRCRDEFGAAIVIITHNMGVVADLADRVAVMYQGEVVEEAPVAELFAAPQADYTKRLLAAVPRLEASTGVARRAAISDDVEPLVRARGLEIEYPGRLGSHAFKAVKGVDLDIRPGEVLGLVGESGSGKTTIGRAIAGLTKITGGSLQVLGTEMLGYRERDFKRHRKDIGFVFQDPATSFNPLLTISECVAEPLVVHGEVSSPRAARKRVGELLEAVQLPAAYGDRYPHELSGGQRQRASLARSLALRPKLLIADEPTSALDVSVQARVLELFLELQQDLGFASLFISHDLAVVGALSDRIAVLYRGDLVETGTTAEVLGSPQHPYTQRLLASLPVPDPAEQAERRRTLVELENAGS, translated from the coding sequence ATGACGGACGCGACCAACCAGTCCCGCGCCTCCACGCGCCTCCAGGCCGGCGACACCACGACGGAACCGGTCGTCGTCGTCGACGACCTGACCGTCACCTTCGCGACCGACGGCGGTGCCGTCGACGCGGTCAAGGGCGTCAGCATCGACGTCCGCCCCGGCGAGGTCCTCGCCCTCGTCGGCGAGTCCGGCTCGGGCAAGTCCGTCACGGCGCGGAGCATCCTGCGCCTCATGCCGGAGACGGCGACGCTCGGCGGTGCGGTGTTCCTCGACGGCACGGACGTCGTGACGGTCGGTGCGCAGAAGCTCCGGAGCCTGCGTGGCACCGCCGGCGCGATGGTGTTCCAGGAGCCCTCCACGGCGCTGAACCCGGTCTTCACGGTCGGGTGGCAGATCGCCGAGGGGCTCCGGGCCCACGGCGGCGTCTCCGCGAAGGAGGCCCGCGCGAAGGCGATCGACTACCTCCGCCGCGTCGGCATCCCCGATCCCGAGACCCGGGTCGACCACTACCCGCACCAGTTCTCCGGCGGTCAGAAGCAGCGCGTCGTCATCGCGAGCGCGCTCGCCCTCGAACCGTCGGTGATCATCGCCGACGAGCCGACCACCGCCCTCGACGTGACGGTCCAGGCGGAGATCCTCGACCTGCTCCGCCGGTGCCGCGACGAGTTCGGCGCGGCGATCGTCATCATCACGCACAACATGGGCGTCGTCGCCGACCTGGCCGACCGCGTCGCTGTGATGTACCAGGGCGAGGTCGTCGAAGAGGCCCCGGTCGCCGAGCTGTTCGCGGCGCCGCAGGCCGACTACACGAAGCGCCTGCTCGCCGCCGTGCCGCGGCTCGAGGCCTCCACCGGGGTCGCCCGCCGTGCGGCGATCAGTGACGACGTCGAGCCGCTCGTCCGCGCACGCGGGCTCGAGATCGAGTACCCGGGCCGGCTCGGGTCGCACGCGTTCAAGGCGGTCAAGGGTGTCGACCTCGACATCCGTCCCGGCGAGGTCCTCGGCCTCGTGGGGGAGTCCGGCTCCGGCAAGACGACCATCGGCCGCGCGATCGCCGGGTTGACGAAGATCACCGGCGGGTCGCTCCAGGTGCTCGGCACCGAGATGCTCGGGTACCGCGAACGCGACTTCAAGCGGCACCGCAAGGACATCGGGTTCGTCTTCCAGGACCCGGCGACCTCGTTCAACCCGCTGCTCACGATCTCGGAGTGCGTTGCCGAACCGCTCGTCGTGCACGGCGAGGTGTCGAGCCCGCGTGCCGCCCGGAAGCGTGTCGGCGAACTGCTCGAGGCCGTGCAGCTCCCGGCGGCCTACGGCGACCGGTACCCGCACGAGCTGTCCGGCGGCCAGCGGCAGCGTGCGTCGCTCGCGCGGTCGCTCGCGCTCCGGCCGAAGCTCCTCATCGCCGACGAGCCGACGAGTGCGCTCGACGTGTCCGTCCAGGCGCGCGTGCTCGAGCTGTTCCTCGAGCTGCAGCAGGACCTCGGGTTCGCGTCGCTGTTCATCAGCCACGACCTCGCCGTGGTCGGCGCGCTCTCCGACCGGATCGCCGTGCTCTACCGCGGCGACCTGGTCGAGACGGGCACCACGGCCGAGGTCCTCGGCTCGCCGCAGCACCCGTACACGCAGCGTCTCCTGGCGTCACTCCCGGTGCCGGATCCGGCGGAACAGGCGGAGCGACGGCGTACGCTGGTTGAACTGGAGAACGCCGGGTCCTGA
- a CDS encoding ABC transporter permease: MADTSLVDRHEPLWKRLPVVLQLRRSTGWQRAMLITGVVICALYLLVAIAAPLIAPYGFGQLQGADGQSFPRTGAPSATHIWGTTVGGFDVFSRVVYGARTAVLVVIVAVVVSIIIGVLLGMVSGYIGGWLDRILVVVADAIYAFPSLLLAIVVSIVISGGNSSYSGGIIAAAISITVVYVPQYFRVVRAEAVRLKNEAFVESARVMGTNPWRIMTRHVLRNSTRSLPLILTLNASDAILTLAGLGFLGFGIGPTSGAEWGYDLSRALSDVASGVWWTGVFPGVAIVVLVLGVTFIGESLNDISDPRLRARRRLKQLVSRKQTASTEGATA; the protein is encoded by the coding sequence ATGGCTGACACCTCCCTCGTCGACCGCCACGAGCCGCTCTGGAAGCGGCTGCCCGTCGTGCTGCAGCTCCGTCGGAGCACGGGCTGGCAGCGCGCCATGCTCATCACCGGCGTGGTCATCTGCGCGCTGTACCTCCTCGTCGCGATCGCCGCGCCGCTCATCGCTCCGTACGGCTTCGGCCAGCTGCAGGGCGCCGACGGCCAGAGCTTCCCGCGCACCGGTGCACCGAGCGCCACGCACATCTGGGGCACGACCGTCGGCGGCTTCGACGTCTTCAGCCGCGTCGTCTACGGCGCCCGGACCGCGGTGCTCGTGGTCATCGTGGCCGTCGTCGTGTCGATCATCATCGGCGTCCTGCTCGGCATGGTCTCCGGTTACATCGGCGGCTGGCTCGACCGGATCCTCGTCGTCGTGGCGGACGCGATCTACGCGTTCCCCTCGCTGCTCCTCGCCATCGTGGTGTCGATCGTCATCTCGGGCGGCAACTCGAGCTACTCGGGCGGCATCATCGCCGCGGCGATCTCGATCACGGTCGTGTACGTCCCGCAGTACTTCCGGGTCGTCCGCGCCGAGGCCGTGCGGCTCAAGAACGAGGCGTTCGTCGAGTCCGCGCGGGTGATGGGCACGAACCCGTGGCGCATCATGACCCGGCACGTGCTGCGGAACTCGACGCGCTCCCTCCCGCTGATCCTCACGCTGAACGCGAGCGACGCGATCCTGACGCTCGCGGGCCTCGGGTTCCTGGGCTTCGGCATCGGCCCGACCAGCGGCGCGGAGTGGGGCTACGACCTCAGCCGTGCGCTGTCCGACGTCGCGAGCGGCGTCTGGTGGACCGGCGTCTTCCCGGGTGTCGCGATCGTGGTGCTCGTCCTCGGCGTGACGTTCATCGGCGAGAGCCTCAACGACATCTCCGACCCGCGTCTGCGTGCGCGACGCCGGCTCAAGCAGCTGGTGTCCCGCAAGCAGACGGCCAGCACGGAAGGGGCGACCGCATGA
- a CDS encoding glycosyltransferase codes for MSDDATTATAGPTGATGGRRPLRVLIAADTFAPDVNGAATFAEQLAIGLAERGHEVQIVAPAASRHYGTFDEELHGVTLVVHRLKSYKWPLHAWLRFVWPWSVKKWTAPILDAFQPDVLHIQSHVVVGRGMVPEAHARGIRVIATNHFMPENLLEYTPFGKRTVPIAVKIAWNDAAKTYRLADAITTPTNLAADYLRRAIAGQRVLAISCGIDATRYVAREGRPAGNDIVFVGRVAPEKNLDVLVKALALLPSELGATLTIVGDGEMIPKLRQQAKELGLEDRIRFLGFVSDEVKQQALTNSTVFAMPSTAELQSIASLEGMASGLPVVAADSMALPHLIDGNGYLFTPGDEHDLAAKLTAVLTASDEDYVTMRDRSLAMIEAHDINRTLSTFESLYRGEPVA; via the coding sequence GTGTCAGACGACGCCACCACCGCCACCGCCGGACCGACGGGTGCGACGGGCGGTCGACGACCGCTGCGCGTCCTCATCGCAGCGGACACCTTCGCACCCGACGTCAACGGAGCCGCGACCTTCGCCGAGCAGCTCGCCATCGGCCTCGCCGAACGCGGGCACGAGGTCCAGATCGTCGCCCCGGCGGCGAGCCGCCACTACGGCACCTTCGACGAGGAGCTCCACGGCGTGACCCTCGTCGTGCACCGCCTGAAGTCCTACAAGTGGCCGCTGCACGCGTGGCTGCGCTTCGTGTGGCCGTGGAGCGTGAAGAAGTGGACCGCCCCGATCCTCGACGCGTTCCAGCCCGATGTCCTGCACATCCAGTCGCACGTCGTCGTCGGCCGGGGCATGGTGCCCGAGGCGCACGCGCGCGGCATCCGGGTGATCGCCACGAACCACTTCATGCCCGAGAACCTCCTCGAGTACACGCCGTTCGGCAAGCGCACGGTGCCGATCGCCGTGAAGATCGCGTGGAACGACGCCGCCAAGACCTACCGGCTCGCCGACGCGATCACGACCCCGACGAACCTCGCCGCCGATTACCTGCGCCGGGCCATCGCCGGGCAGCGGGTCTTGGCGATCTCGTGCGGGATCGACGCCACGCGGTACGTCGCACGCGAGGGGCGGCCTGCGGGCAACGACATCGTCTTCGTCGGTCGGGTCGCACCCGAGAAGAACCTCGACGTCCTCGTGAAGGCCCTCGCGCTGCTGCCGTCCGAGCTCGGAGCCACGCTGACGATCGTCGGCGACGGCGAGATGATCCCGAAGCTCCGGCAGCAGGCGAAGGAGCTCGGGCTCGAGGACCGCATCCGGTTCCTCGGCTTCGTCTCGGACGAGGTCAAGCAGCAGGCGCTCACCAACTCGACCGTGTTCGCGATGCCCTCCACCGCCGAGCTGCAGAGCATCGCCTCGCTCGAGGGCATGGCCTCCGGCCTCCCCGTCGTCGCGGCGGACTCGATGGCGCTCCCGCACCTCATCGACGGCAACGGGTACCTGTTCACCCCCGGTGACGAGCACGACCTCGCGGCGAAGCTCACGGCGGTGCTGACCGCGTCGGACGAGGACTACGTCACGATGCGCGACCGCAGCCTGGCGATGATCGAGGCACACGACATCAACCGCACGCTCTCGACGTTCGAGTCGCTGTATCGTGGGGAACCGGTGGCCTGA
- the def gene encoding peptide deformylase, translating into MAVLPIRISGEPVLHERAAEVTDFDDDLRSLVADMFETMDLAPGVGLAGPQVGVGKRLFVYSWTDDDEVLHRGVAVNPVLWTTPAVPEAVEELDEDEESEGCLSVPGERFPLRRSEGALLRAVDEHGTPFEVEAHGWLARIFQHEYDHLDGYLYADRLVHPYGKQVAKAIRKNSWGGPGKSWLPGRDHPEG; encoded by the coding sequence ATGGCCGTTCTCCCGATCCGCATCTCCGGCGAACCCGTCCTGCACGAGCGTGCAGCCGAGGTCACCGACTTCGACGACGACCTGCGATCGCTGGTCGCCGACATGTTCGAGACGATGGACCTCGCACCCGGGGTCGGACTGGCCGGCCCGCAGGTCGGCGTCGGCAAGCGGCTGTTCGTGTACTCATGGACCGATGATGACGAGGTCCTGCACCGCGGCGTCGCGGTGAACCCCGTCCTGTGGACGACCCCCGCCGTTCCCGAGGCTGTGGAGGAGCTCGACGAGGACGAGGAGTCCGAGGGCTGCCTCTCGGTCCCGGGCGAACGGTTCCCGCTCCGCCGCTCCGAGGGCGCGCTCCTCCGTGCCGTCGACGAGCACGGCACGCCGTTCGAGGTCGAGGCCCACGGATGGCTCGCCCGCATCTTCCAGCACGAGTACGACCACCTCGACGGGTACCTCTACGCGGACCGGCTCGTGCACCCGTACGGCAAGCAGGTCGCGAAGGCCATCAGGAAGAACAGCTGGGGCGGGCCGGGCAAGTCTTGGCTGCCGGGGCGCGACCACCCCGAGGGCTGA
- a CDS encoding ABC transporter permease, protein MLAAYMRDKWPDVLFRALAILTYATPVFFGGLLLKLVFSVWLGWLPLGDRASTRVSLVLDNIQGATGIYLIDALRTGNAQIIGDVLAHAVLPALTLGLLTAGIFLRLVRANMIGTLGSEYVDAARSRGVREARLVRTHAFRPALVPIITVMGLQIAMLLGGSVLTETTFGWRGLGFELNQYLSARDFVAVQGIVAMLAVIVAVTNFIVDVVAALIDPRVRF, encoded by the coding sequence ATGCTCGCCGCGTACATGCGCGACAAGTGGCCGGACGTCCTGTTCCGCGCGCTCGCGATCCTCACCTACGCGACGCCGGTGTTCTTCGGCGGCCTGCTGCTCAAGCTCGTCTTCTCGGTGTGGCTCGGCTGGCTCCCGCTCGGCGACCGCGCGTCCACGCGGGTGTCGCTCGTCCTCGACAACATCCAGGGCGCGACGGGCATCTACCTCATCGACGCCCTGCGCACCGGCAACGCCCAGATCATCGGGGACGTGCTGGCGCACGCCGTCCTGCCGGCACTGACCCTGGGGCTCCTCACCGCCGGCATCTTCCTGCGCCTGGTGCGCGCGAACATGATCGGGACGCTCGGTTCCGAGTACGTCGACGCGGCCCGCTCGCGCGGCGTTCGGGAGGCGCGGCTCGTCCGCACGCACGCGTTCCGTCCCGCCCTCGTGCCGATCATCACGGTGATGGGACTCCAGATCGCCATGCTCCTGGGCGGTTCCGTCCTCACCGAGACCACCTTCGGGTGGCGCGGGCTCGGCTTCGAGCTCAACCAGTACCTGTCGGCCCGCGACTTCGTCGCGGTCCAGGGCATCGTCGCGATGCTCGCGGTGATCGTCGCGGTGACGAACTTCATCGTGGACGTCGTCGCGGCCCTCATCGACCCGAGAGTGAGGTTCTAG
- a CDS encoding AI-2E family transporter, with product MHLPRKRDTQQQQDDHSPTPNVTFEVTRGGTGVRVNAFRIGFMGALGVLVAVVAGAIVNELSTVLVYVGVALFLALGIDPLVSFLERFVPRWVAITVVVVGVLAAFAGVVFAVVPILVQQATNLIQNFPDIVQDISRQEWVQNLSDQLSGSFDIDHALQSVQSFVENPGNLLSLGGGILAVGSGILTGLTGAVIVIILMLYFLASMRGMKSMTYRFVPASRRENFIDVSEQITQAVGRYVVGQISQALINGILSLVFLLIIGAPLPVLLASFAFLGSLIPLVGTLASAIVISLLCLFASPATALAAAIYYLVYMQVEAYVISPRIMSRAVQVPGALVVIAAVAGGTIGGVLGALVALPVAASVIIIVQKVIYPRQEQS from the coding sequence GTGCATCTCCCGAGGAAGCGCGACACTCAGCAGCAACAGGACGACCACAGCCCGACGCCCAACGTGACGTTCGAGGTGACCCGTGGTGGCACCGGCGTGCGCGTGAACGCCTTCCGGATCGGCTTCATGGGTGCGCTCGGCGTGCTCGTCGCCGTCGTCGCGGGGGCGATCGTCAACGAGCTCTCCACCGTGCTCGTCTACGTCGGCGTCGCGCTGTTCCTGGCGCTCGGCATCGACCCGCTGGTGTCCTTCCTCGAACGGTTCGTGCCGCGCTGGGTGGCCATCACCGTCGTGGTCGTCGGGGTCCTCGCCGCGTTCGCCGGGGTGGTGTTCGCGGTCGTGCCGATCCTCGTGCAGCAGGCGACGAACCTCATCCAGAACTTCCCCGACATCGTGCAGGACATCTCGAGGCAGGAGTGGGTGCAGAACCTCTCCGACCAGCTGTCCGGGTCGTTCGACATCGACCACGCGCTGCAGTCCGTGCAGTCCTTCGTCGAGAACCCCGGCAACCTGCTGAGCCTCGGCGGCGGGATCCTCGCGGTCGGCAGCGGGATCCTGACCGGTCTCACGGGCGCCGTCATCGTCATCATCCTGATGCTCTACTTCCTCGCGTCGATGCGCGGCATGAAGTCGATGACCTACCGCTTCGTCCCGGCGTCCCGTCGCGAGAACTTCATCGACGTCAGCGAGCAGATCACCCAGGCGGTCGGTCGCTACGTCGTCGGGCAGATCTCCCAGGCGCTCATCAACGGCATCCTCAGCCTGGTGTTCCTGCTCATCATCGGTGCTCCGCTGCCCGTGCTGCTGGCCTCGTTCGCGTTCCTCGGGTCGCTCATCCCGCTCGTGGGCACGCTCGCGTCGGCCATCGTCATCTCGCTGCTGTGCCTGTTCGCCTCGCCCGCGACGGCCCTCGCCGCCGCGATCTACTACCTCGTGTACATGCAGGTCGAGGCGTACGTGATCTCGCCGCGGATCATGTCGCGTGCCGTGCAGGTCCCCGGCGCCCTCGTCGTCATCGCAGCGGTCGCGGGCGGGACGATCGGCGGGGTGCTCGGCGCGCTCGTGGCCCTGCCGGTCGCCGCGTCGGTGATCATCATCGTCCAGAAGGTCATCTACCCCCGCCAAGAGCAGTCGTGA